The following coding sequences lie in one Daphnia pulex isolate KAP4 chromosome 1, ASM2113471v1 genomic window:
- the LOC124195526 gene encoding transmembrane protein 134-like isoform X1, translated as MAKKPFSIDDAFDENLDDVVVRVYGSTTVDKSAFSSRNNSGVKPIPSEGVENQVTNITTVSHGSHPHHTPVLLSIRTGIMQDDTASKDSDSLIHESYQYSPSYFDPDRIWWKHPRVKENWKVVATAFALVIIGLGLLVTGITVLIIPSGGVQGLVFLIIGVICFIPGAYHIVYIYLAVKGRKGYNFYHLPLFN; from the exons ATGGCTAAGAAGCCATTCTCGATTGATGATGCCTTCGATGAAAATctcgacgacgtcgtcgtaCGCGTCTACGGCAGCACAACTGTCGACAAATCAGCCTTCAGTTCGCGAAATAATAGCGGTGTGAAACCTATTCCCAGTGAAG GTGTCGAAAACCAAGTTACGAATATCACCACAGTTTCTCATGGCTCCCATCCACACCACACACCTGTATTATTGAGCATCCGAACAGGAATTATGCAGGATGAT ACTGCATCCAAAGACAGTGATTCTCTCATCCATGAAAGCTACCAATACTCACCATCATATTTCGATCCTGACAGAATTTGGTGGAAACACCCTCGTGTTAAAGAGAATTGGAAAGTTGTAGCAACTGCTTTTGCTCTTGTCATTATTGGTTTGG gTTTATTGGTCACAGGGATAACTGTGTTGATAATTCCATCTGGAGGAGTTCAAGGCTTAGTCTTCCTTATCATAGGAGTTATATGTTTTATTCCAGGAGCCTAT CATattgtctacatttatcttgCCGTGAAAGGGAGGAAAGGATACAACTTCTATCATTTACCTCTCTTTAATTAA
- the LOC124195526 gene encoding transmembrane protein 134-like isoform X2, with protein MEHSWMPGCGFPRLKGVENQVTNITTVSHGSHPHHTPVLLSIRTGIMQDDTASKDSDSLIHESYQYSPSYFDPDRIWWKHPRVKENWKVVATAFALVIIGLGLLVTGITVLIIPSGGVQGLVFLIIGVICFIPGAYHIVYIYLAVKGRKGYNFYHLPLFN; from the exons GTGTCGAAAACCAAGTTACGAATATCACCACAGTTTCTCATGGCTCCCATCCACACCACACACCTGTATTATTGAGCATCCGAACAGGAATTATGCAGGATGAT ACTGCATCCAAAGACAGTGATTCTCTCATCCATGAAAGCTACCAATACTCACCATCATATTTCGATCCTGACAGAATTTGGTGGAAACACCCTCGTGTTAAAGAGAATTGGAAAGTTGTAGCAACTGCTTTTGCTCTTGTCATTATTGGTTTGG gTTTATTGGTCACAGGGATAACTGTGTTGATAATTCCATCTGGAGGAGTTCAAGGCTTAGTCTTCCTTATCATAGGAGTTATATGTTTTATTCCAGGAGCCTAT CATattgtctacatttatcttgCCGTGAAAGGGAGGAAAGGATACAACTTCTATCATTTACCTCTCTTTAATTAA
- the LOC124195479 gene encoding uncharacterized protein LOC124195479 isoform X2 — MIRSQLQETKDGISLSTFSKYVCHGCVFLGQALFREFSKLGKSAKKSTTKQTLSKEQFVTGSQKIVQLIGEEPMLTFYVQIFASDDDLLNHDDVNKFFQSCYHLSLGSTTCTDHSDEVIQMVITAMFHGKSTLSSKYVVHWVQENCPRVVTWMHRHLVHRLTVGFRVLQQNREAKVEVEHDTDLATNIETPVLATTRRESFSIFSGSPVSAVGADFSLQRQTNQSQADIEQVISETRLHPMQIWLLGCTLPVVYTRPTPTLPSSPSINGIVLMDPHTFISRMIASHSPSNWATLYNSDNDGLSLNRFEHHVMGYRGPTVSFLYAEGNRIFCLAVDLAWKESIQFWGTPNTIIVQLTPEYKVLDRGESIMYYNTSVRGYPFGIQVGTDHRHPCLEIDKEFSRLNYRKIPYALEAIQVWGCGTSQQRESQLEHKKWELKQVEKSRNVKLSAVDWNDHPDKCLLEMASHRPNYSQFGNA; from the exons ATGATTCGATCTCAGCTTCAAGAGACAAAGGATGGGATATCCCTTTCCACTTTTTCT AAATATGTGTGCCACGGCTGTGTCTTTTTAGGTCAAGCACTCTTCAGAGAGTTCTCGAAGTTGGGAAAGAGCGCTAAGAAATCAACCACTAAACAAACACTTTCTAAAGAACAGTTTGTCACTGGTTCACAAAAGATAGTTCAACTCATTGGAGAAGAACCAATGCTCACTTTTTATGTTCAG ATTTTTGCTAGTGATGATGATCTGTTGAACCATGATGATGTTAATAAGTTTTTTCAATCTTGTTACCACCTTTCATTGGGTAGTACGACTTGTACGGACCACAGTGATGAAGTGATACAAATGGTTATCACCGCCATG tttcacgGCAAGAGTACTTTAAGCTCAAAATACGTCGTCCATTGGGTGCAGGAAAATTGCCCTCGGGTTGTGACGTGGATGCATCGTCACCTTGTCCATCGTTTGACCGTAGGCTTCCGTGTTTTACAGCAAAATCGAGAAGCTAAAGTAGAAGTCGAGCATGATACAGATCTCGCCACTA ATATCGAAACACCTGTGTTGGCTACGACTCGTCGAGAAAGTTTCTCGATTTTTTCTGGCAGTCCGGTCTCTGCTGTGGGAGCCGATTTTTCCCTTCAACGGCAGACAAATCAATCTCAAG CTGATATTGAACAGGTGATTTCAGAAACACGGCTTCACCCAATGCAAATCTGGCTGCTAGGATGCACCCTTCCGGTGGTCTATACTCGTCCGACTCCTACACTTCCTAGCTCCCCATCCATCAATGGGATTGTTTTGATGGATCCACACACGTTCATTTCCCGAATG ATAGCTTCACATAGCCCTTCGAATTGGGCGACGTTGTACAACAGTGATAACGACGGATTGTCATTAAACCGGTTTGAGCACCACGTAATGGGCTACCGCGGGCCTACCGTCTCTTTCCTGTATGCTGAGGGCAAtcgcattttttgtttggccgtTGACCTCGCGTGGAAGGAATCGATTCAGTTTTGGGGAACACCTAATACC ATCATCGTCCAATTGACCCCCGAGTATAAGGTGCTTGATC GCGGTGAAAGCATAATGTACTACAACACTTCGGTTCGTGGATATCCTTTTGGTATTCAAGTGGGGACCGATCATCGCCATCCTTGCCTTGAAATCGATAAGGAATTTTCACGGCTTAACTACCGAAAAATTCCGTACGCTTTAGAAGCCATTCAGGTGTGGGGTTGTGGTACTAGCCAACAGAG agAGTCTCAGCTGGAACATAAGAAATGGGAATTGAAGCAGGTAGAGAAGAGCCGTAACGTTAAACTTTCCGCTGTAGACTGGAACGATCATCCTGATAAATGCCTTCTCGAGATGGCTTCCCACAG GCCAAACTATTCTCAATTTGGGAATGCGTGA
- the LOC124195479 gene encoding uncharacterized protein LOC124195479 isoform X1 → MGNKHSHDESDGDDKSHLGTLRDFLKAKTPILSPSGKRNNKEDAGDHAHQASNNSSNLSEKVPVEKQASIDSSFSESALSSSSKPDGITKLAKELMIRSQLQETKDGISLSTFSKYVCHGCVFLGQALFREFSKLGKSAKKSTTKQTLSKEQFVTGSQKIVQLIGEEPMLTFYVQIFASDDDLLNHDDVNKFFQSCYHLSLGSTTCTDHSDEVIQMVITAMFHGKSTLSSKYVVHWVQENCPRVVTWMHRHLVHRLTVGFRVLQQNREAKVEVEHDTDLATNIETPVLATTRRESFSIFSGSPVSAVGADFSLQRQTNQSQADIEQVISETRLHPMQIWLLGCTLPVVYTRPTPTLPSSPSINGIVLMDPHTFISRMIASHSPSNWATLYNSDNDGLSLNRFEHHVMGYRGPTVSFLYAEGNRIFCLAVDLAWKESIQFWGTPNTIIVQLTPEYKVLDRGESIMYYNTSVRGYPFGIQVGTDHRHPCLEIDKEFSRLNYRKIPYALEAIQVWGCGTSQQRESQLEHKKWELKQVEKSRNVKLSAVDWNDHPDKCLLEMASHRPNYSQFGNA, encoded by the exons ATGGGAAACAAACACAGTCATGACGAATCGGATGGGGACGATAAAAGTCATTTAGGGACGCTGCGAGATTTCCTGAAAGCTAAAACACCCATTTTGTCACCTTCTGGTAAGcgaaacaacaaagaagatgCAGGTGATCATGCTCATCAAGCAAGCAACAACTCTTCAAACCTGAGTGAAAAAGTGCCTGTTGAGAAGCAAGCAAGCATAGATTCATCCTTTTCTGAATCAGCACTGTCTTCCAGTTCTAAACCAGATGGAATTACAAAGCTTGCCAAG gaGCTCATGATTCGATCTCAGCTTCAAGAGACAAAGGATGGGATATCCCTTTCCACTTTTTCT AAATATGTGTGCCACGGCTGTGTCTTTTTAGGTCAAGCACTCTTCAGAGAGTTCTCGAAGTTGGGAAAGAGCGCTAAGAAATCAACCACTAAACAAACACTTTCTAAAGAACAGTTTGTCACTGGTTCACAAAAGATAGTTCAACTCATTGGAGAAGAACCAATGCTCACTTTTTATGTTCAG ATTTTTGCTAGTGATGATGATCTGTTGAACCATGATGATGTTAATAAGTTTTTTCAATCTTGTTACCACCTTTCATTGGGTAGTACGACTTGTACGGACCACAGTGATGAAGTGATACAAATGGTTATCACCGCCATG tttcacgGCAAGAGTACTTTAAGCTCAAAATACGTCGTCCATTGGGTGCAGGAAAATTGCCCTCGGGTTGTGACGTGGATGCATCGTCACCTTGTCCATCGTTTGACCGTAGGCTTCCGTGTTTTACAGCAAAATCGAGAAGCTAAAGTAGAAGTCGAGCATGATACAGATCTCGCCACTA ATATCGAAACACCTGTGTTGGCTACGACTCGTCGAGAAAGTTTCTCGATTTTTTCTGGCAGTCCGGTCTCTGCTGTGGGAGCCGATTTTTCCCTTCAACGGCAGACAAATCAATCTCAAG CTGATATTGAACAGGTGATTTCAGAAACACGGCTTCACCCAATGCAAATCTGGCTGCTAGGATGCACCCTTCCGGTGGTCTATACTCGTCCGACTCCTACACTTCCTAGCTCCCCATCCATCAATGGGATTGTTTTGATGGATCCACACACGTTCATTTCCCGAATG ATAGCTTCACATAGCCCTTCGAATTGGGCGACGTTGTACAACAGTGATAACGACGGATTGTCATTAAACCGGTTTGAGCACCACGTAATGGGCTACCGCGGGCCTACCGTCTCTTTCCTGTATGCTGAGGGCAAtcgcattttttgtttggccgtTGACCTCGCGTGGAAGGAATCGATTCAGTTTTGGGGAACACCTAATACC ATCATCGTCCAATTGACCCCCGAGTATAAGGTGCTTGATC GCGGTGAAAGCATAATGTACTACAACACTTCGGTTCGTGGATATCCTTTTGGTATTCAAGTGGGGACCGATCATCGCCATCCTTGCCTTGAAATCGATAAGGAATTTTCACGGCTTAACTACCGAAAAATTCCGTACGCTTTAGAAGCCATTCAGGTGTGGGGTTGTGGTACTAGCCAACAGAG agAGTCTCAGCTGGAACATAAGAAATGGGAATTGAAGCAGGTAGAGAAGAGCCGTAACGTTAAACTTTCCGCTGTAGACTGGAACGATCATCCTGATAAATGCCTTCTCGAGATGGCTTCCCACAG GCCAAACTATTCTCAATTTGGGAATGCGTGA
- the LOC124208482 gene encoding extensin-2-like produces the protein MVNYGVVLLLGVVSLMAGSATGVPMSPGYGGYQTATPPSYYTTTSYYNEASKYYITKAPEYYTTTYAAPSYYTKAPEYYTEAPKYYTTTYGAPSYYTEAPKYYSAPSYYTEASTYSTTKAAVYYTEAPKYYTTTYAAPDYYTEAPKYYTTKASEYYTTTYTAPAYYTEAPKYYSAPSYTTEAAKYYAAPTYYTAAAPSYYVEPKYYTESPVYYTTTYATPSYFTEPKYYTEKAEYYTTTYAAPVYYTEEPKYYSAPSYYQTEAPVYYTTQTPEYYTTTYAAPRYYTETAKYYTTKAPEYYTTTYAAPTYYTDAPKYYSSPSYYTTKAPEYYTTTYASPTYYKDAPKY, from the exons atgg ttaactatggcgtcgttctgctgttgggtgttgtatcattgatggctgggtcggccactggtgtaccgatgtctcctggttatggtggataccaaaccgcaacgccgccgtcctactacacaacaaccagTTACTACAACGAggcctccaagtactacatcaccaaggctccagagtattacaccacaacttatgctgctccgagctactacaccaaaGCGCCCGAGTACTATACCGAGGCCcctaagtactacacgactacgtatgGTGCCCCatcttactacaccgaggctcccaagtattactctgctcctagctactacaccgaggcttcaacTTATTccaccaccaaagcggctgtatactacaccgaagcgcccaagtactatactacaacctacgctgctccagattactacaccgaggctcccaagtactacaccaccaaggcatcggagtactacactactacgtatactgccccagcttactacaccgaagcacCCAAGTACTATTCTGCCCCAAGCtacacaactgaggcggccaagtattatgcagccccgacttactacacagcggctgctccttcgtactacgttgaaccgaaatactacaccgagtctccagtttactacactacaacctacgctacacctagctacttCACCGAacctaagtactacaccgaaaaggccgaatattacacaaccacttacgctgccccagtttactacaccgaggaacccaagtattactctgctccaagctactaccaaaCCGAGGCTCcggtttactacaccacccaGACCCCGgagtattacactacaacctacgctgcccccagGTACTACACTGAGACtgccaagtactacaccaccaaggcacccgagtattacaccactacttacgctgctccgacctactacaccgatgctccgaagtattactcttccccgagttactacaccactaaggcacctgaatattacaccacaacctacgcttcCCCAACTTACTACAAGGATGCTCCTAAATACTAG